One Paenarthrobacter aurescens TC1 DNA window includes the following coding sequences:
- the estA gene encoding esterase A (identified by match to protein family HMM PF00144) has translation MHSQVIAPGFEPVAELFVVFLEQDPDYSAQVAAYHRGVKVLDLSGGPHIRPDSVTGVFSCSKGMAGLVMALLVQDGELDLEAEVVKYWPEFGVEGKSSITVAQLLSHQAGLLGVEGGLTLHEVNNSELAAAKLAELPPLWKPGTAFGYHALTIGIFMEELCRRITGSTLQEVFEQRIRAVTGANFYLGLPESEESRFAQFRWAADPSWPWVDPASHSGLAANAAVGDILDLPNIREVRAAGLSSAAGVASAEGMARIYAAALTGLEGKSAMPPLLTEETIRTVSAEQVFGIDRVFGETGCFGTVFMKSHTRMPFGSYRAFGHDGASASLGFADPVYELGFGYVPQTAEPGGLGCRNFQLSSAVREVIAGFAA, from the coding sequence ATGCATTCACAGGTGATCGCCCCAGGTTTCGAACCCGTCGCCGAACTCTTCGTCGTCTTTCTTGAGCAGGATCCGGACTACTCTGCGCAAGTGGCCGCGTATCACCGTGGCGTCAAAGTGCTGGACCTCAGCGGCGGCCCCCACATCCGCCCGGATTCAGTCACCGGCGTCTTCTCGTGTTCCAAAGGCATGGCCGGTTTGGTCATGGCGTTGCTCGTTCAGGACGGCGAACTGGACCTTGAAGCCGAGGTGGTCAAGTACTGGCCCGAGTTCGGCGTTGAAGGCAAGTCCTCCATCACGGTTGCGCAGCTGCTTTCGCACCAGGCGGGGCTCTTGGGAGTGGAAGGCGGCCTGACGCTCCACGAGGTCAACAACTCTGAGCTCGCAGCAGCCAAACTCGCCGAGCTGCCGCCCCTATGGAAGCCCGGTACCGCGTTCGGGTACCACGCGCTGACCATTGGCATCTTCATGGAAGAGCTGTGCCGGCGCATTACCGGCTCCACGCTGCAGGAGGTCTTCGAGCAGCGCATCCGTGCGGTGACTGGTGCGAACTTCTACCTTGGTTTGCCCGAGTCCGAAGAGTCCCGCTTCGCGCAGTTCCGCTGGGCGGCCGATCCGTCATGGCCTTGGGTAGACCCGGCCAGCCACTCTGGCCTGGCTGCCAACGCGGCAGTGGGCGACATCCTGGATCTGCCCAACATCCGGGAAGTCCGGGCTGCGGGCCTGAGCTCGGCGGCCGGCGTGGCCAGCGCGGAAGGCATGGCGCGGATCTACGCGGCGGCATTGACTGGCTTGGAGGGTAAATCCGCCATGCCGCCCCTCCTGACCGAGGAGACTATCCGGACGGTGTCGGCTGAGCAGGTGTTCGGAATCGATCGCGTTTTTGGTGAGACCGGATGCTTCGGCACCGTTTTCATGAAGTCCCACACCAGGATGCCGTTCGGCAGTTACCGCGCGTTCGGGCACGACGGCGCCAGCGCATCGTTGGGGTTCGCGGACCCTGTGTATGAACTCGGCTTTGGATATGTCCCGCAGA
- a CDS encoding putative glutamyl-tRNA synthetase (identified by match to protein family HMM PF00749), with product MTSAGRFAPSPSGELHVGNLRTAILAWLFAKSSGRDFLLRVEDLDRARSGAEAEQLRDLQAVGVRWDAAVVRQTERAKLYEAAIARLTADGRTYECFCTRREIQEAPSAPHAPQGAYPGTCRRLSHAEREIRRATRPASIRLRAEVSEWGVEDQLHGHYVGVVDDFVLRRNDGVTAYNLAVVVDDAQQGIDQVVRGDDLLSSTPRQAYLATLLGLPVPEYAHVPLVVNNDGVRLAKRDGAVTLGDLAAVGIPAERVRDLILESLQLPAAPLLDALPHFTPQNVPKTPWVWTTPRA from the coding sequence ATGACTTCCGCTGGCCGCTTCGCCCCGAGCCCCTCCGGCGAACTGCACGTCGGCAACCTTCGCACCGCAATTCTCGCCTGGCTGTTTGCCAAGTCCAGCGGCCGGGATTTCCTGCTGCGCGTCGAGGATCTGGACCGCGCCCGCTCCGGTGCCGAGGCTGAGCAGCTCCGCGACCTGCAGGCCGTGGGCGTCAGGTGGGACGCCGCCGTCGTACGCCAGACGGAGCGGGCGAAACTGTACGAAGCCGCGATTGCGCGCCTCACGGCTGACGGCCGCACCTACGAGTGCTTCTGCACGCGGCGGGAGATCCAGGAAGCGCCGTCCGCACCGCACGCCCCGCAGGGCGCTTATCCGGGGACGTGCAGGCGGCTTTCGCACGCCGAACGCGAGATCAGGCGTGCGACGCGGCCTGCTTCCATTCGCTTGCGGGCAGAGGTCTCGGAATGGGGTGTTGAGGACCAGTTGCACGGACACTATGTGGGTGTTGTGGATGACTTTGTGCTTCGCCGCAACGACGGCGTCACCGCTTACAACCTCGCGGTAGTTGTTGACGACGCCCAGCAGGGAATCGACCAAGTAGTGCGCGGCGACGACCTCCTCTCATCCACCCCGCGGCAGGCGTATCTGGCGACGCTCCTGGGGCTGCCCGTGCCCGAATACGCCCACGTTCCGCTGGTGGTAAACAACGACGGCGTCAGGCTGGCGAAGCGCGACGGTGCGGTCACGCTGGGCGACCTCGCCGCCGTCGGAATTCCTGCCGAGCGGGTGCGCGACCTGATATTGGAGTCCCTGCAATTGCCTGCCGCGCCGTTGCTGGATGCACTGCCGCACTTCACCCCCCAGAATGTGCCGAAGACGCCTTGGGTGTGGACAACTCCCCGGGCCTGA
- a CDS encoding hypothetical protein (identified by Glimmer2; putative): MHQLYVFCSNDDNEAGRGYRQNPQAPGPRNTTRSPAQVSRKEAAAD, encoded by the coding sequence TTGCACCAACTGTATGTCTTCTGCTCAAATGATGACAACGAAGCAGGACGAGGCTACCGCCAAAACCCGCAGGCACCAGGACCCCGGAACACCACCCGGAGCCCTGCACAGGTTTCCCGCAAGGAAGCAGCCGCTGATTGA
- a CDS encoding putative transcriptional regulator, AsnC family (identified by match to protein family HMM PF01037): MQELDATDRRILAALDEDPRVPIMVLAQTLHLARGTVQSRLERMTASGALRPNSSRVLPSALGRGVAAAVSAELDQSHLNEAIAALREIPEVLECHAPAGDTDLIIRVVAKSPDDLYRVSEEIRLCPGIVRTSTSMFLREVIPYRTTGLLAE; encoded by the coding sequence TTGCAGGAACTCGACGCCACGGACCGCCGGATCCTCGCCGCTTTGGATGAAGATCCCCGCGTGCCCATCATGGTGTTGGCCCAGACGTTGCACCTCGCTCGCGGAACAGTTCAGTCACGCCTGGAGCGAATGACGGCGTCCGGCGCCCTCCGCCCCAACAGCAGCCGCGTCCTGCCCTCGGCTTTAGGCCGTGGCGTGGCTGCCGCCGTCAGCGCCGAACTCGATCAAAGTCACCTGAATGAGGCCATCGCTGCACTGCGGGAGATCCCGGAAGTCCTGGAATGCCACGCCCCGGCCGGCGATACCGACCTCATCATCAGGGTGGTTGCCAAGAGTCCGGACGATCTCTACCGGGTATCGGAAGAGATTCGCCTGTGCCCTGGCATAGTGCGCACGTCAACCAGCATGTTCCTCCGGGAAGTGATCCCCTACCGGACCACTGGCTTGCTCGCGGAGTAG
- a CDS encoding transcriptional regulator, AsnC family (identified by match to protein family HMM PF01037), translating into MIDGIDRSILRHLQDDGRMTATALASKVGLTVAPCHRRLRDLESSGVIRGYRADIDPAAVGLGFEAIVFVTLKQVERTIMAEFEERVTASPNIVEAQRLFGSPDYLLKVIAADLPAYQRFYDDELAALPAVERLTSTLVMKNLKTNIGPPV; encoded by the coding sequence GTGATTGACGGGATCGATAGAAGTATTTTGCGCCACCTCCAAGACGACGGCCGGATGACTGCCACAGCCCTTGCTTCGAAGGTGGGTTTGACGGTGGCTCCCTGCCACCGGCGGCTCCGCGATTTGGAGTCCTCGGGGGTGATCCGCGGCTACCGCGCAGACATCGACCCTGCCGCAGTGGGCCTGGGTTTCGAAGCGATTGTTTTTGTGACCCTCAAGCAGGTGGAACGCACCATCATGGCGGAGTTTGAAGAGCGCGTCACCGCCAGTCCCAACATCGTGGAGGCGCAGCGGCTCTTCGGATCGCCTGACTATCTGCTCAAGGTCATTGCCGCGGACCTCCCCGCGTATCAGCGGTTCTACGACGACGAACTGGCGGCCCTTCCCGCGGTTGAACGGCTGACCTCAACGCTGGTGATGAAGAACCTGAAAACCAACATCGGACCCCCGGTCTAA
- a CDS encoding putative translocator protein, LysE family (identified by match to protein family HMM PF01810), producing the protein MIVAVSLACTPGVDWAYSISAGLKQRSFVPAVAGLCSGYVVHTALMTAGLAALLAGVPGLLGWLTIAGAAYLLWLGVTTIRSWRGASFSAEGGVVQSGNQLRTFLQGMGTSGINPKGLLFFVALVPQFVSPEAALPVPVQSGLLGLTFVILAGMVYTAVALTSRKLLASRPGAARVVTLISGIIMIGLGTVLLSEQLLPLLQPAGA; encoded by the coding sequence ATGATCGTCGCCGTCAGCTTGGCGTGCACGCCCGGCGTCGACTGGGCTTACTCGATTTCGGCCGGACTCAAGCAACGCAGCTTCGTCCCCGCCGTCGCCGGCCTGTGCAGCGGATACGTCGTCCACACCGCGCTGATGACGGCAGGGTTGGCAGCCCTCTTGGCGGGAGTCCCGGGACTACTGGGGTGGCTGACCATCGCAGGAGCTGCCTACCTGCTGTGGCTCGGCGTGACTACCATCCGCTCGTGGCGAGGCGCGAGCTTCAGTGCGGAAGGCGGCGTCGTGCAGTCCGGAAACCAGCTCCGCACCTTCCTTCAGGGCATGGGCACCAGCGGTATAAATCCCAAAGGCCTGCTCTTCTTCGTGGCGCTGGTGCCACAGTTCGTCAGCCCCGAGGCGGCACTGCCGGTTCCGGTCCAGTCCGGCTTGCTGGGCCTGACCTTCGTGATCCTGGCCGGGATGGTGTACACCGCCGTCGCATTGACCTCCAGGAAGCTGCTGGCTTCACGGCCCGGCGCCGCCCGCGTTGTGACCCTGATCAGCGGAATCATCATGATCGGGCTGGGGACAGTGCTGCTATCCGAGCAACTCCTTCCGCTTCTACAGCCGGCGGGAGCTTAG
- a CDS encoding putative transcriptional regulator, ArsR family (identified by match to protein family HMM PF01022) — MEEEALDRAFMALADPVRRAMVARLSRGDATVNELAEPFAITKQAVSKHIQVLEHAGLVTRSRDAQRRPVHLDAAALERLTAWIDQYRLIAESRFRQLDQLLGAGDSHQQQEDKPAKKKEELK; from the coding sequence GTGGAGGAAGAAGCTCTGGACAGGGCCTTCATGGCTTTGGCGGATCCGGTGAGGCGGGCCATGGTGGCACGCCTGTCCCGGGGGGACGCCACCGTCAACGAGCTCGCTGAACCGTTCGCCATCACCAAGCAGGCGGTTTCCAAACATATACAAGTCCTGGAGCACGCAGGATTGGTAACCCGCTCACGCGACGCCCAGCGCAGGCCTGTCCACTTGGATGCTGCCGCCTTGGAGCGGCTGACCGCATGGATTGACCAGTACCGGCTGATCGCCGAGTCGCGCTTCCGGCAGCTGGACCAGCTGCTGGGTGCCGGTGACTCCCACCAACAACAAGAAGACAAACCAGCAAAGAAGAAAGAGGAACTGAAATGA
- a CDS encoding hypothetical protein (identified by Glimmer2; putative), which produces MSQAPNGRVHTIFHDTRDLTPFREGYVRTSVRGLADGVNDVLSGVLSGRDHARLTVAGNVPRLRMLSSKMAKAMHEAVFTSTEPDRLLAFGRMYPGWAGLCHVMAGLLAYKHGGFLRASELLQRGLTTRIDDDASQFSATYLGQVVTKVEVAERIEVPVLFSEESVFLALSHCLREMGMTEAALEAVVTLPPSLPSALARCTAAYSLERHRDVVLWTEGLLNTDDLSAALLLIRARSQRARGDFESAQVALKEVLRRRKTNLALKNDALTDRALLALDQGRRTLTPWSKRPAPPAELETLEVIRKDAEMRRLWENDFRQLGGE; this is translated from the coding sequence ATGAGCCAAGCTCCCAACGGACGCGTGCACACGATTTTCCACGACACCCGCGATCTCACTCCTTTCCGCGAGGGCTACGTCCGCACCTCTGTGCGGGGGCTCGCTGACGGCGTGAATGATGTGCTCTCCGGTGTCCTGAGCGGCCGCGATCATGCACGGTTGACGGTAGCCGGCAACGTCCCGCGGCTGAGGATGTTGTCCTCCAAGATGGCGAAGGCCATGCACGAGGCCGTTTTCACCTCCACGGAGCCGGACCGGCTTCTGGCCTTCGGCCGTATGTATCCCGGATGGGCGGGCCTGTGCCATGTGATGGCCGGTTTGCTCGCGTACAAACATGGCGGGTTTTTGAGGGCGTCCGAGCTGCTGCAACGCGGTTTAACAACAAGGATCGACGACGACGCCAGCCAGTTCTCGGCAACGTACCTTGGGCAGGTGGTCACCAAGGTTGAGGTGGCCGAACGGATTGAGGTTCCGGTCCTGTTCAGTGAGGAGTCCGTGTTTTTGGCGCTGTCCCATTGCCTTCGGGAAATGGGGATGACCGAGGCGGCGTTGGAAGCAGTGGTGACGTTGCCGCCGTCGTTGCCTTCGGCGTTGGCGCGCTGCACAGCGGCGTACTCGTTGGAACGGCACCGTGATGTGGTCCTGTGGACTGAGGGTCTGCTGAACACGGACGACCTCTCGGCGGCGCTTCTGCTGATCCGGGCGCGGTCGCAACGGGCCAGGGGTGACTTCGAGTCGGCTCAGGTGGCCCTCAAAGAAGTGCTTCGGCGTCGTAAGACCAATTTGGCGCTGAAGAATGATGCGTTGACTGACCGGGCGTTGCTGGCACTTGACCAGGGCCGGCGGACGTTGACTCCGTGGTCAAAACGGCCGGCCCCGCCTGCGGAGCTGGAGACCTTGGAAGTGATCCGTAAGGATGCCGAGATGCGGCGTCTATGGGAGAACGACTTCAGGCAGCTGGGCGGCGAATAA
- a CDS encoding putative integral mrmbrane protein — protein MTTASHPAEHHHMMGLTLRNTAMGVGIVFLLVGVLGFIPGITTNFGAMTFAGHESGAMLLGVFQVSILHNIVHLLFGVAGLAMARNARMARLFLLGGGAVYIVLWIYGLVINQETAANFVPFNTADNWLHLILGVAMIGLGAWLGRDAMDETTTERRKM, from the coding sequence ATGACCACCGCTTCGCACCCCGCCGAACACCACCACATGATGGGGTTGACGCTACGCAACACCGCCATGGGCGTTGGCATTGTATTTCTGCTGGTTGGCGTCCTGGGGTTCATCCCGGGAATCACCACCAATTTCGGCGCCATGACCTTTGCTGGACATGAGTCAGGCGCCATGCTGCTTGGAGTCTTCCAAGTGTCCATACTTCATAACATCGTTCACCTGCTGTTTGGCGTGGCCGGCTTGGCCATGGCTCGGAACGCACGCATGGCCCGCCTGTTCCTCTTGGGCGGCGGCGCCGTGTACATCGTTCTTTGGATCTACGGCCTGGTCATCAACCAGGAAACAGCTGCCAACTTTGTCCCGTTCAACACGGCTGACAACTGGCTGCACCTGATCCTCGGCGTTGCCATGATCGGCTTGGGCGCCTGGCTGGGCAGGGATGCCATGGACGAAACAACCACAGAGCGACGGAAGATGTAA
- a CDS encoding putative transcriptional regulator, IclR family (identified by match to protein family HMM PF01614) — protein sequence MTRPVDTAWCPPAESGGASAVEISPAKYSEPMTPTESSDTLENNNSTGDSKNTSVIVNAIAVLRSFTADEPLLGVTEIAGRIGLHKSTVSRILATLEQENLVERDVDSRRFRLGLGMIAMAGPLLAELEERRVAYPVLRELTERTGETSALMVWNGNESMCVEQIPSRHQVKHLAPLGARYNEALSSSVQVFLASENEDRVRQLLRSGSITLTGVDEDAVEAYLLRLKESMERGWAVNFGETSIEEVGVASPVYDHRGNMVASVLIPAPKFRVSQDTLNSLGEACAAAAAKVTTRLGGRAPH from the coding sequence GTGACCCGGCCGGTGGACACAGCGTGGTGTCCACCGGCCGAATCCGGTGGGGCGTCCGCCGTCGAAATATCTCCAGCGAAATATAGTGAACCCATGACTCCCACCGAATCCAGCGACACTCTTGAGAACAACAACAGCACTGGTGACAGCAAAAACACCTCGGTGATCGTCAACGCCATCGCCGTCTTGAGGAGCTTCACTGCTGACGAGCCGCTCCTGGGAGTCACCGAAATCGCCGGCCGCATTGGCCTGCACAAGAGCACCGTCTCCCGGATCCTCGCGACGCTGGAACAGGAGAATCTTGTAGAGCGCGACGTCGATTCGCGCAGGTTCCGCTTGGGGCTGGGCATGATCGCCATGGCGGGCCCCCTCCTGGCGGAACTCGAAGAGCGTCGCGTTGCCTACCCTGTGCTGCGCGAACTTACTGAGCGGACGGGGGAGACCAGCGCGCTGATGGTGTGGAACGGCAACGAGTCCATGTGTGTGGAGCAGATCCCCAGCCGTCACCAGGTCAAGCATCTCGCTCCGTTGGGTGCCCGCTACAACGAGGCCCTGAGTTCATCCGTGCAGGTCTTCCTTGCTTCGGAGAACGAGGACCGGGTGCGCCAGTTGCTGCGCAGCGGATCGATCACGCTGACCGGCGTGGACGAGGACGCGGTTGAGGCCTACTTGCTTCGCCTGAAGGAATCGATGGAGCGTGGCTGGGCAGTGAACTTCGGTGAGACATCCATCGAAGAAGTGGGCGTGGCCTCACCCGTGTACGACCACCGCGGCAACATGGTGGCCTCCGTCCTGATCCCGGCCCCGAAGTTCCGTGTTTCGCAGGACACCCTCAACAGTCTCGGCGAAGCCTGCGCCGCAGCAGCGGCCAAGGTGACCACGCGGCTCGGTGGGCGAGCCCCGCACTAA
- a CDS encoding creatinase (identified by match to protein family HMM PF00557; match to protein family HMM PF01321) yields MTITQNEAVNDVAKLERTKVLNNGEKVSLTFSDAEFERRLSGLRRIMAEKDLDAVILTSYHSIKYYSDFLFTYFGRSYGMVVTKDDTVTITANIDAGMPWRRSYGENLVYTDWRRDNYIHAIQEVLRTRGINPRRIGVEDDSLPLDNRNKIQAAFSGATLVDVAQAAMRQRMIKSAEEIAVIKHGARIGDLGGEAIRNAITAGITEYEVALIGTEAMVHEIARTFPDSEIRDTWVWFQSGINTDGAHNWATTRKIQEHDILSLNCFPMTSGYYTALERTLFYGEPDARSLELWNINVEVHKRGLELIKPGAVCKDIAAELNEIYVSHGLLANRTFGYGHSFGVLSHYYGREAGLELREDIDTVLEPGMVVSMEPMITVMDGQPGAGGYREHDILVVGEDGAENITKFPFGPEYNIIGA; encoded by the coding sequence ATGACCATCACCCAGAACGAGGCCGTCAACGATGTGGCCAAGCTCGAGCGCACCAAGGTCCTCAACAACGGCGAAAAAGTATCGCTGACCTTCTCAGACGCCGAGTTCGAGCGTCGCCTCTCCGGCCTCCGCCGCATCATGGCCGAGAAAGACCTCGACGCCGTCATCCTCACCAGCTACCACTCCATCAAGTACTACTCCGACTTCCTCTTCACCTACTTTGGCCGCTCCTACGGCATGGTGGTCACCAAGGATGACACGGTCACCATCACGGCAAATATCGACGCCGGGATGCCTTGGCGCCGCAGCTACGGCGAGAACCTGGTGTACACGGACTGGCGCCGGGATAACTACATCCACGCCATCCAGGAAGTCTTGCGCACCCGCGGTATCAACCCGCGCCGCATCGGCGTCGAGGATGACTCGCTGCCGCTGGACAACCGCAACAAGATCCAGGCCGCGTTCTCCGGAGCGACGCTAGTTGACGTTGCGCAGGCAGCGATGCGCCAGCGCATGATCAAGTCCGCCGAGGAGATCGCGGTCATCAAGCACGGTGCGCGCATTGGTGACTTGGGTGGCGAGGCCATCCGCAACGCCATCACGGCCGGGATCACCGAGTACGAGGTGGCGCTGATCGGTACGGAGGCCATGGTCCACGAAATCGCCCGGACGTTCCCTGATTCCGAAATCCGCGACACCTGGGTGTGGTTCCAGTCCGGCATCAACACAGATGGTGCACATAACTGGGCAACCACCCGCAAGATCCAGGAACACGACATCCTGTCCCTGAACTGTTTCCCCATGACCAGCGGCTACTACACGGCACTGGAGCGCACCCTGTTCTACGGCGAACCGGACGCCCGCTCTCTGGAACTGTGGAACATCAACGTGGAGGTCCACAAGCGTGGTCTGGAGCTCATCAAGCCCGGTGCTGTGTGCAAGGACATCGCGGCAGAGCTCAACGAGATCTACGTCAGCCACGGCCTGCTGGCCAACCGGACCTTTGGCTACGGCCACTCCTTCGGTGTGTTGAGCCACTACTACGGACGCGAGGCAGGCCTTGAACTCCGCGAGGACATTGACACCGTCCTGGAGCCGGGCATGGTGGTGTCCATGGAGCCGATGATCACGGTGATGGACGGCCAGCCGGGTGCTGGCGGCTACCGCGAGCACGACATCCTGGTGGTGGGCGAAGACGGCGCGGAGAACATCACTAAGTTCCCGTTCGGCCCCGAGTACAACATCATCGGAGCCTAG
- a CDS encoding putative major facilitator superfamily (MFS) transporter (identified by match to protein family HMM PF00083; match to protein family HMM PF07690), giving the protein MSNESSVAAAPGSPSHISHTPGSQPEVSKDTRRRVVTASFIGNFVEWFDYAVYGYLAGVISTVFFPESDRQTALLATFGVFAISFFVRPLGGFIWGHIGDKLGRKQALSLSIVLMSVATFCIALIPGYATIGVMAPILLLLVRVVQGFSAAGEYAGASAFLVEYAPANRRGLYAAVVPASTAAGLLLGSLLAALLSSVLTAEQLNEWGWRLPFLLAAPMGLIGRYIRTKLEDTPAFRELAAKDNAVKAPAFAMFRTYRKQLIIATGAVLLNAVGFYVILSYMPTYLSEELGFGATESFLATTIALASYIGFIFLTGMASDRFGRKRMLITASVLFMLLTVPAFMLLDTRNFLVIVLVQILLGGMLTLNDGTLPSFLAELFPTKVRYTGFAVSFNLSNALFGGTAPFMATLLIGMTHNQLAPGWYLVAAALVSLIAVLFATETSKKPLLQD; this is encoded by the coding sequence ATGAGCAATGAATCATCCGTGGCAGCCGCTCCAGGCAGCCCCTCCCACATCTCCCACACACCAGGTTCCCAACCGGAAGTCAGCAAGGACACTCGACGGCGAGTGGTCACGGCAAGCTTCATCGGGAACTTTGTTGAGTGGTTCGACTACGCCGTGTACGGATACCTGGCCGGCGTCATCTCTACTGTTTTCTTCCCCGAGTCAGACCGCCAGACGGCCCTGCTCGCAACCTTCGGCGTGTTTGCCATCAGCTTCTTCGTCCGGCCCTTGGGTGGTTTCATCTGGGGCCACATCGGGGACAAGCTGGGCCGCAAGCAAGCGCTGAGCCTGTCAATCGTCCTGATGTCCGTGGCGACGTTCTGCATCGCACTCATCCCCGGCTACGCCACGATCGGCGTGATGGCGCCTATCCTGCTCCTCCTGGTAAGAGTCGTCCAAGGCTTCTCCGCAGCCGGCGAGTACGCCGGGGCGTCTGCCTTCCTGGTGGAGTATGCGCCGGCGAATCGGCGCGGACTGTATGCCGCCGTCGTGCCTGCCAGTACCGCAGCGGGTCTGCTGCTGGGGTCCTTGCTGGCCGCCCTGCTGAGTTCAGTCCTGACCGCGGAGCAGCTCAACGAATGGGGTTGGCGATTGCCGTTCCTGTTGGCTGCGCCCATGGGATTGATCGGCCGGTATATCCGGACCAAGCTCGAGGACACACCGGCTTTCCGTGAACTCGCCGCCAAGGACAACGCGGTCAAAGCACCCGCCTTCGCCATGTTCAGGACGTACCGGAAGCAACTCATCATCGCCACGGGAGCAGTGTTGCTGAACGCTGTGGGCTTCTACGTGATCCTCAGCTACATGCCCACGTACTTGTCGGAGGAGCTGGGCTTCGGTGCCACGGAATCATTCCTGGCCACCACCATCGCCCTGGCCAGCTACATCGGCTTCATCTTCCTAACCGGCATGGCGTCGGACAGGTTCGGCCGCAAGCGGATGCTCATCACGGCATCAGTGCTTTTCATGCTGCTGACGGTGCCGGCTTTCATGCTCCTGGATACCCGCAATTTCCTAGTGATCGTGCTGGTGCAGATACTCCTCGGCGGAATGCTGACCCTCAACGACGGAACCTTGCCGAGCTTCCTGGCCGAGCTCTTTCCCACGAAGGTCCGGTACACCGGATTCGCCGTCAGCTTCAATCTCTCCAATGCCCTGTTCGGCGGCACCGCGCCGTTCATGGCCACCCTTCTTATCGGCATGACCCACAACCAGCTGGCCCCCGGTTGGTACCTCGTGGCTGCCGCTCTGGTTTCCCTCATCGCAGTCCTGTTCGCCACCGAGACTTCCAAAAAGCCTCTGCTGCAGGACTAG